The DNA sequence AACTCTGAAGTTGTTTATGAAGAAACAATAAGTTTAACTACGAGTACTGAAAAACATACTATAGAATTTTCTGTTGATTCAGAAACAGATAATAATTCAGAGCTTCAATTTAATTTAGGCGGTAATAACAACAATGTATACATTGATAATGTGTTTTTGAAGAAACTGCCATTAGATATTGAAGTAGGAAACCTTCTTAAGAATGGTATCTTCGACGGGCTAGCTAGTTGGAGAGCAGAAGCGTTTAATCCTGGTCAAGCAACTTTTTCTGTAGAAGATGGAATGGCGAAAGCTGCTATCACTAATATTGGAACTGCTGATTGGAATATTCAATTATTCCAAGAGGGAGTCAATATCGAACAAGATGTTACTTATGAAGTTTCATTTGATGCAAAATCAACTGTTGATCGACCATTACACGTACAAATTCAACGTAATGGTGAACACCATGGCGATGATGATTGGACAGTATATTTTGAAGAAACTGCATCTTTAACGGATACGTTACAAACATTCACTTATAGCTTTACAATGAATGAAGATTCTGATCCAGTATCTAAATTTGGTTTTCCTTTAGGGAAAGATGCTGAAGGTTTAATACCATCAGAAGCACATGATGTATTTATTGACAATGTATCAGTAAGGAAGGTTGACGGTGAGGTTGAGGATCCAGGAACAGAAGACCCAGGAACAGAGGATCCAGGAACAGAAGACCCTGATGCTCCTGAAGAAAGACCAATGGGAGAAGAGTTTTTTGAGGATTTTGCTTCCCATGATGAAGACCGATGGTCGATGGCAGGTGTTTGGACAAATGGAGATATGTTTAATACAACGTGGTATCCAGAACAAGTCACTTTCAATGATGGGAAAATGCAATTAACTCTTGACCATGACGAAAACGCTTCAGAAACAGGTATACCTTACAAGTCTGGTGAACTTCGTACAAATGATTTTTATCATTTTGGTCTGTACGAAGTAAGTATGAAGCCTGTGGCGTCAGAAGGAACAGTGTCATCATTCTTTACTTACACTGGTGAGTGGGATTGGGATGGTGATCCTTGGGATGAAATTGATATCGAGTTTTTAGGTAAAGATACAACGAGAATTCAATTTAACTACTTTACTGATGGTGTTGGTGGTAATGAGTATTATCATGATTTAGGTTTTGATGCATCTGAGTCATTTAACACATATGCATTTGAATGGAGAGAAGACTCCATTACTTGGTTTGTAAATGGTGAAGCTGTTTATACAGCTACTGAGAATATTCCACAAACGCCACAAAAAATTATGATGAACTTGTGGCCTGGTATAGGAGTAGATGGATGGACTGGTGTATTCGATGACGCTGATATTCCATTAGTGGCAGAATACGATTGGGTAAGGTTTACACCACTTGAAGAATTATCTCATGACCCTATAATAGTAGAACCAGAAACACCAGAAACGCCAGAAACACCAGAAACACCAGAAACACCAGAAACACCAGAAACACCGGAATCAGATGATGATAGTAAAGATGAATCAGATGAAGATGGTGATTCAGAAGAAACTTCTAAGGAAGGTTCAAAAGATGGAGATGCTCTACCAAGCACGGCAACAAATGCATATAACTATCTATTAGTTGGTATGTTATTACTCGTAATCGGTGGTGTTTCCTTCTTCATAAGAAGAAAGCAGCTAGGATAATAGCAATAGCTTTGGTCTACCAAAACTATTCCTAATGAATGTATTAGTCGGTTAGCAAATAAATAGCTAACCGGCTTCTTCTTAACATACTTATCATTTTAATCACATCACATGTCACTAACGTGTGATGTTTTTAAATTATTGCCACTATACTACAGTGAATATTTTTATATTATCGAAATTTTATTAGCTTACTTCGTGAACAGGTTTGGAGAGGATTAGGATATTTCATATTAGAAGAAATAGTTTTGACAATATGGATTGGAATCAATGACCATGTATTTTGCCTGCATGAATGTTTCTTACCTATGTAAGAGTGTGATTTATACAACGAGGTCTTTAAGAATAGATTATTGGCTTTTACTTAATGACGTATAGACTACCAAAATAATGTATGTAACAGTTTTTTTCTAATAAATATACATCATTAAAAAATAGTAAATTTTTTACTTTTTCTGTTACAATAGAATAAATAATGAAGAATTAGGTGAAGAAAACGATGCGTAGTGAGGATCTAGCAAAGCTTATTGGAGTATCTAGAAGTACAATAACAAGGGTAATAAATAATTATCCGGATATACCTCAGGCAACTAGAGATAAAGTTTTAAAGGCGATAGAAGAATATAATTATGCACCGAATGCTTCAGCAAGAAAATTAGCTGGAGCTACAAATAAGATGATTGCTATCATTGTGTTAGATGTTAAAGATGACGGTGTGACACACCATGTTAAAACAACCGATGATACATTAATATACAACAACCCATTTTTTTCACCAGTTATTAACGCGGTGAGTGATCAAGCAAATAAGATGGACTATTATGCATTAATATCGATTGCTTATTCAAAGGAAGACTTGAAGAAAGTCGAAAGTATATTTAATCAAAAAATGATAGAAGGAGCAATTTTTGTTGGGACACAGGAAGCTGAAAATGAGCTTATTTTTAAGCTTATAAAGCAAAATCACAAAATTGCTTTGATTGACACGAATGAAATTTATAGTAAGAAGCACGATGCAATCTATATCAACCCAGATAACTTTGAAGGTAGTGTGAAAGCAATAAATTACCTTGTTGAATTAGGGCATAAAAACATTGGTATTATAACGGGGAACTTAAATAAATTATCGGCTCAGGAGAGGCTGGACGGATTTAAAGAGACATTAAGCCGACATGGGTTAGTACTTAATTGCGATCATTTTTACCATGGAGATTTCACTGAAAATAGTGGGTACGATGGGGTAAATCACATCCTTCGTGCACATAGCAAACCTACGGCAATTTTTGTTAGTAACGACACGATGGCAATTGGTGCCTATAAAGCAATCGCAGAGATAGGGCTAAAGATTCCTGAGGATATCTCTATAATAGGG is a window from the Evansella cellulosilytica DSM 2522 genome containing:
- a CDS encoding LacI family DNA-binding transcriptional regulator; this encodes MRSEDLAKLIGVSRSTITRVINNYPDIPQATRDKVLKAIEEYNYAPNASARKLAGATNKMIAIIVLDVKDDGVTHHVKTTDDTLIYNNPFFSPVINAVSDQANKMDYYALISIAYSKEDLKKVESIFNQKMIEGAIFVGTQEAENELIFKLIKQNHKIALIDTNEIYSKKHDAIYINPDNFEGSVKAINYLVELGHKNIGIITGNLNKLSAQERLDGFKETLSRHGLVLNCDHFYHGDFTENSGYDGVNHILRAHSKPTAIFVSNDTMAIGAYKAIAEIGLKIPEDISIIGFDNSFISSYLTPPLTTVDISFADIAKRATTLLIDSVENNKKVGIVEKIHATLIERESCKRIN